The DNA region TTGGACACTTTGAATATTTTTATTACACCAGACAGCATGACCTGCTGAAGGTGCTTGCCGATTACACGATTGGGCAATATTTTCCACAGTTGGTGAATGACACCGACAAATACCTTCTGTTCTTCCAGGAAGTGATCAGGAAAACCGCCCTGATGGTTGCCCACTGGCAGGCAGCCGGCTTTGCCCATGGCGTTATGAACACCGATAACATGAGCATTCTGGGCGAAACCTTTGACTATGGCCCGTTTGGCTTCCAGGATGATTTTGACTGGAATTACATCTGCAACCATTCCGACCACTATGGTCGTTACGCCTTCAGCCAGCAACCGGATATCAGCTACTGGAACTGTGGCCGACTGGCCCAGGCTTTGCTGCCACTCATTGGCGATGCCGAATCCCTGCAAACCGTTATCGATCAGTACCCACAGCTCTACTCCGGCCATTACACCGAACTGATGACCAGAAAGCTTGGTTTAGCTCTGGTTGAAGACGAAGACCCGGAGCTGATCAAAAGCCTTCTGCAACTGCTGCAGGACGAACACTGTGATTACACCCTGTTTTTCAGGGCTTTATGTGCTTTCGCTCCTGACACCCCTCTTCCTGATTACCTTCAGACTTTACAGCAGCCCCCCCTGCTGCGATGGTTGAACACCTATGCTGAGCGACTGAAACGTAACCTGATGGATAACCGCACCCGCAGTCAGGCAATGAAACAGGTGAACCCCAAATTTATTCTCAGAAATTACCTGGCGCAGCAAACCATAGAGCAGGCTGAACAGGGTAACTACAAGCCCATAGAAGAATTATTGAGTGTGCTCGAATCCCCTTATGACGAGCATCCGGAATACGAATACTTTGCCGCTGCTCCACCCGACTGGGGCAAAAAACTGGAAATCAGCTGCTCGTCCTGACTTATCAACCGATTGGCGTTAAGATGAACCCACCTTTAACCAACCTATTCAGGAAACATCATGGGTCGTACTGTTCAATGCGTAAAGCTGAAAAAAGAAGCTGAAGGTCTTGCTGTTCCACCTCTGCCAGGACCCAAGGGACAGTGGGTTTACGAGAATGTTTCCGAACAGGCATGGACAGAATGGCAGATTCATCAGACCCGTCTGATCAACGAAAAGCGCCTGAACCTTCTGGAGCCTGAAGCCCGCCAATACCTGACCGAACAGATGGACAAATATTTTGCCGATGAAGAGGTCGATGCCGCTGAAGGGTTTATTCCTGAGGAGAAATAACTTTTACAGGTCAGCCCTCAGGCCTGAGACAGCT from Endozoicomonas sp. NE40 includes:
- a CDS encoding protein adenylyltransferase SelO; translation: MAILDQLRFNNAFAQLPEAFYTRQNATPLTNPKLVCVSQPAAGLTGLDTNTASLDRLCDITSGNDTCPSFAPLAMVYSGHQFGAYNPQLGDGRGLLLGEVQTPQQGKWDFYLKGSGTTPYSRFGDGRAVLRSCIREFLCSEAMHHLGIPTTRALCVTTSDTPVYRETEERGSTLLRLARTHIRFGHFEYFYYTRQHDLLKVLADYTIGQYFPQLVNDTDKYLLFFQEVIRKTALMVAHWQAAGFAHGVMNTDNMSILGETFDYGPFGFQDDFDWNYICNHSDHYGRYAFSQQPDISYWNCGRLAQALLPLIGDAESLQTVIDQYPQLYSGHYTELMTRKLGLALVEDEDPELIKSLLQLLQDEHCDYTLFFRALCAFAPDTPLPDYLQTLQQPPLLRWLNTYAERLKRNLMDNRTRSQAMKQVNPKFILRNYLAQQTIEQAEQGNYKPIEELLSVLESPYDEHPEYEYFAAAPPDWGKKLEISCSS
- a CDS encoding oxidative damage protection protein: MGRTVQCVKLKKEAEGLAVPPLPGPKGQWVYENVSEQAWTEWQIHQTRLINEKRLNLLEPEARQYLTEQMDKYFADEEVDAAEGFIPEEK